In the bacterium genome, CTTATGCATCTTTGGATTCAAATTCAATACCAATTTTCGATATAAATGGAAGGCAGTTCAATTTGATAAATGAATTTGCAAAATTAGATTTGAAATCAGTTAAAATTGAAGTTTTCTCCGATAATTTCACGGGCAGTTATGAATGTCAAAATTGCATTACATTTATCGGTTATCAATCTAGGTTTATTGTACAAAATAATCTTGTATATAAGATGTGTCTTAGGTTGTCAAGCAGGGATGAAGATTTATCAACTAATGCATTGGCAAAATCAAGAACAATATATATAAACAGCAAGGAGCAATTAATTAAAGAAATTACAGGCCAAGAATCAATGTACTCATGCTTTGATTCACACATTCCAGAGGATGTGCCTGGTTGGAATACATAATGACAAATTTCGTAGGTCTAGATATAGGCAATTACAAAATCAAAATATCGCAAATAGAATGGAGAAAGGGAAAGCCAGTTCTTATAGCTCTTGGCGAAACTGATACTCCGAATGGCACTATGGGATCTGATGATGAGAATCAACAGAAACTGCTTGCGAGTAAAATCGAGGAATTATTTCATGAAAGCAAAGTCAACACAAGAAAAGTTGTTGCAGCTTTGCCTGAGATATCAGTAACTTCCAGATTGGAAATAGGATTCCCAAAGCTAGAGGAAGATGCTTTGAATGAAGCGATTATCTACGAAGCAAAGAAATATATATCTTATCCATTGGAAGAAATGCAGATAGATAAGATGATTATTGGAGAAAGGGATGTAAATAACGAAAAGAAACTTGATATTTTTTGGGTTGCAACTTCAAAATCAAATGTAAATAGATTTATAAAGATTTGTAAGTATGCAGATTTAGAAATCTTGGCACTTGAGACTGAATCTATCGCCACTGCACGTACCATAAAGAATTTTTCTCAACAAGGTGAAGTTGTTGTTATAGTAGATGTTGGGTCCAATGGCACGGAAATTTCTGTTGCCCGTGATGGTATTTTGCTTTCATCGCAAACTGTAGGGATAGGATCTGATGCAATAACTAGAACTATAGAAAATTCCTTTGGTATTGATTATATTAAAGCAGAAGAGATAAAGAGGACTTATGGCATGAATAAAGAAGTTGTGAATGGGAAAATTGCAGACGTGATAGAACCTGCCGTAAATCTTATGTTTGTTGAAATAAATAAAACAATAAATTTTTTCAAAGCTCGCCTGCCAGAGGCTGTGCCTACTAGGATTTTTTATGTTGGAGATGGAAGTAGAATGCCTGGTCTTATTGATGCTTCAAATACTTCACTAAATATCCCATCATTTTTACTCAACTCTTTCAAAGGTCTGTCTTTAAGTTCTAACCTAAAAGATAGAATAAAGAGCTATTCTGGTATTGGTTTTAATGTTTCGGTAGGACTGGGTTTGAAAGTTGATAATTAATGTACGAATGGGAATAAATTTGATAAAAAAAAGAAATATCAACCTTGGCGATATCAAAAGTTCTTCTCAATTGAAAAAAGGTCGAAGACGAATTTTGAATAAGGATACTTTGGTGGTCGTAAATATATTTTTATTTATGTTGACTTGTCTCATTGCTGTAGGATTTATATTATTTTATTGGAAAGTTTTGAATGAATCCAAAAAGGCACAAGACGAAGCTAGATATTTTAAAAACGAACTTAATCTTTTAACTCTAGAACAAGAGGGCTATGTCGAGTTGGCTGGGAAGACGAATCTGCTTAAGAAAAATATATTGACAGACAATTTGCAAGCGGATGTCTATGACAAAATGAAAGCGGTATTTGATAGCTTGAGAGATAACTATGAATTTCAAAGTATCTTTTATGATGGAAATAATTTTACATATTCTTTCATTACTGACGATTACGACTCAGCTGCAATGTTTATAAATAGTATCAAAGTTTCTGAAGAGTTGAAAAAATTATTTGGTTCTT is a window encoding:
- a CDS encoding type II secretion system protein — encoded protein: MFKHTKLHKDKYLLASKMRNRQAFTLVEIIVVMTMISVIILVSLYALGKFYKNTILESATNDLINNLQSLQSYANSNYIPDSTNLDNIWKPPFVYTFGFIGDINEQDYETKVLPYASLDSNSIPIFDINGRQFNLINEFAKLDLKSVKIEVFSDNFTGSYECQNCITFIGYQSRFIVQNNLVYKMCLRLSSRDEDLSTNALAKSRTIYINSKEQLIKEITGQESMYSCFDSHIPEDVPGWNT
- the pilM gene encoding type IV pilus assembly protein PilM, translated to MTNFVGLDIGNYKIKISQIEWRKGKPVLIALGETDTPNGTMGSDDENQQKLLASKIEELFHESKVNTRKVVAALPEISVTSRLEIGFPKLEEDALNEAIIYEAKKYISYPLEEMQIDKMIIGERDVNNEKKLDIFWVATSKSNVNRFIKICKYADLEILALETESIATARTIKNFSQQGEVVVIVDVGSNGTEISVARDGILLSSQTVGIGSDAITRTIENSFGIDYIKAEEIKRTYGMNKEVVNGKIADVIEPAVNLMFVEINKTINFFKARLPEAVPTRIFYVGDGSRMPGLIDASNTSLNIPSFLLNSFKGLSLSSNLKDRIKSYSGIGFNVSVGLGLKVDN